DNA sequence from the Zonotrichia albicollis isolate bZonAlb1 chromosome 29, bZonAlb1.hap1, whole genome shotgun sequence genome:
CCTGGAAAATCACAGCTGTAAATCCGGGGTGTCAGGGAGAGCCGGGGGCCCTGAGgagtgaggatgaggatgggaggCAGGAAGGTGGCTTGGGGAGTCctggagggacacagagggtgCCACGGTGGGGTGTGACACTGGCTGGGGACCCTCCTGAGGGGATGGTCCATGTGGGGGGCAGTGGggcagccctgtccctctgtgtgaCACCAGTGGGGTGGGACAGTTCCTGGTCATGGCCTCAGCCCCCCTGCTCCCTTCAgtccctctgtgccagggcGGCCCCAAGCCCTGttgtgtccctgcaccctgATCCCTCCTGCATCCCCCTCAGCCCACGGCCCCGCTACACCCCCTGCTCCCCATAAATCTCCCGGTTCCCACGTCCCCTTTGTCCCCCTGCATCCCCTGgtgtccatccatcccccatcccGAGCATCCCCGGTCCTTGGACCCCCCCGTTCTCCCGCATCCCGGGGTTCCCTCACGCCCCGCTGCCCGGGCATCCCCATCCTCCCTCCCGCACCCCGGGCTCGCTATTTTcgcccggtgccggtgccggtgcatCTGCGGCAGGCTGCGGCggctccccccgcccccggctcCCCCCGCCCGGCGCACAGCGCGTcacggcggggccggcggcggcggcggcggcggtgggTGCGCTCGGCTCCGCTCCGttccgctccgctccgcgcccgccatggcggccccggcccgccggccccgggcCCTGCTCGCCCTCGGCCTGGCCCTtctcgccgccgccgccgccgccaccgaCCCCTTCTCGCCGCAGCTGGGAGACACCGGCGGGTGCCGCGGGCAGTGCGGCCGCAGCCTGCAGCGCCGGGCCGCCGCCGTGAGTCCGGGGCACCAGGGGGGCACCGGGGGCGTGGGGAGCATCAGTGGCACTGGGGGTACCGGGGGCATCGGGGGCATCGGGGGCATTAGGGGCACTGGGAGTACTGGGGGGCACCAGGGGCATGGGGAGCATCAATGGCACTGGGGGTACCAGGGGCACCATCGTGGGCGCTGGGAGTACTGGGGATATTTGGGGACCATCAGTAGGGGGCAATTCTCAGGGGCAATAATTCTAATAATCTCACATTGGAATggggtgccaggagcagcagggcactgggagcactgaagggggctgggggcagcaggggcagtgGGGGCACCCCTGACAGGCATCTCTGCCACTCCCCCGGGGGAGcaacatggggggcactggggcacCCCCAGTGTCTCCTCCAGCAGATTTGGGGTGCCCCCCAGTGAGGGAATCCCCACGAGTTTGGGGTGCCCGCAGTGTCACCCCTTTACCCTGAGCCTGCCCATTGCCAATGACCCCCCTGTGTGCCCCCCACACCCCCTCAGTGCATGCCCGGCACCCCAAATCTGTACCTGTCCCCCAGAGCGGTGCACCCCCACCTCTGCCAGCCCATGCCAGGGCCTGGCTGGTGCCATCACAGATAGGGGGACCCTCCAAGCCCTCCACCCTTGGCCCCCTGCAGACCCACAATGGGGGCACCaggggggctttggggagctctccctgccctgggacctCCAGCTTTGGGGTGCCAGCCCTCAGCACGGCCCCGGGCGGGGGCGGCGCTGCCCGGTGCCCCCCAGCTGGGCGCGGGGGCCGCGGGGGGGTGTCCGGCCGAGCCCGGTGCCTGAGCCCGGTGCCAGCTCCGcgctctcctcctcctcgccgCAGGATGCTGTTCTCAACGCCTGTTACCGGGGCTGCCGGCTGTTCTCCATCTGTCACTTCGTGGATGCGAGCGCCGAGCTCAACACGACCAGAGCCGAGTGCGAAGCAGGTGAGAGGAGCCGTGGCCGAGCGGCCCCCGCGCCCCAAATCCCGGGGGGatccccatccccacatcccaCGGGAGCCCCGATCCCGACACACAACACCCTCTGCAGTGCCCAccctgcgcagccccacagccagcGGGGAGGGCTGAGGTgccctgggtggcactggggaggggCACGGGGGTCCCCGGGATTGGGCACCCCCAACCCCGACCCTTCctctccccagcctgtgctgaagCCTACGGCAACGCAGAGGAGCAGTTTGGGTGCGTGACCGGGTGCCGCAAGCAGCTGCCCGAggtggaggagagcaggaaggaGAAGGTGAAGGGAGAGGGGGAAATCCTTTCTTGAacaggagctcagcacagcccctcctcttcctcgggATGGGGGACACCCCACATGTGCagcccatccatccatccatccatccatccatccatcaatGGATGCATCCATCAATGGATCCATcaatggatccatccatccatccatccatccatccatccatccatccatccatccatccctctatCCAGATGggagctccagctgtgccaggttGATCCAAGCCACCACTGGCTGCTTTGTCACAAATCTAAAAAGCAAATTaactgtgctgggctgggcttgggCCAGGCAGGGCGAGCACAGGGAATCCCCAAGGTGAGAGGATCTGACTGGGCATCGTGGCAGATTCCCCCAGTTTTGATTTGTTATCCTTCCCAGCAATCAGCAACGCTTTCCCCTCCTACATTTAATTAATTCAGCTATTGCCCAATTAATTAAATTAGACTTTGGCCCAAGGAGGAGGCTTTTGGCTCCGTGCACGTGCAGGCAAAGATGAATCAGTGCCGTAAAAAGGGTGAAAAGCTCCTTTGAACTCCCCTCCTTTGCAGCCCCGTTTTAAGACCTTCCCAGTGCCTGATCCCatttcccagcccctccccaaggCCAGGGATGAGCCCTCACCCCCTCCACCCACCCAGAGCACTTTCCCTCAGGTTCCCAGACGAGCAGGCAAAGCAGATTTAGCATAATAATTAGATACAGAATCTGACCTATTTATTTCCTGTTTGCTGGTTTGACCGTGCAAGGGGCTGTCGGAAAATGTTCGGAGCCagtggcagggagcagccaagCGGATTCCAGCAGGgatgctttaaaaataacaaactGCCGCGACGGCCAAGAATCCAGGGCACCGAGAGGCTGCCAGGAGAGCAACGCCCTCGGCAccgcggccgctctgctccCATTGTCTCCGGCACAGGAGGGAGATCCCACCCCAAAGGGACGGGCCCGGGGCTGGGGGATGGCCCCAAAGCTGGGTGGTCACTCCAGGGACCCTTGGTGACcctcctggggctggagcacagcctggaACATCCCTTTGTGTGCTGGgagaagcagagcccagagctgagctcagcccagccgTGATGGGGTGGGATGTCCCCTGTCGGGGTGGGTGACAAGGGGACAGCTGTGAGGGGATGTCCCCGCTCCtttgcagagcctggagctgaAATTGCCGTCGTTCTCCATGCTGGATTTGGTCTCCACCTTCTGCAACGACATCgtcagctctgcccagagcttcATCTCCTCCACCTGGACCTTCTACCTGCAGGCAGACGATGGCAAAGTCGTGGTGTTCCAggtgggggtgtccccaggacCCTTCTGTGGGTgcccacagggatggggacccctttcctcactgccttctccctctctctctgccgACCCAGTCCCAGCCTGAGATGGAGTTCCCAGCAGCCGAGGCCCTGGAGatccagccagcacagccaggatcGGGGTCGGGGTccagccctggtgtcccccagccccacacaggtttgggggggtctgggctgctgggaaggggctgggagggggttGGGAGCCTCCGAGCCCTCCTGGCTCCTTTCTGAGTTCTCCAGAGCTGAACAAATTTCCCATTTCTTGGGCCTATTCAACTTCCCACACCCCCACCCACGCTGAGGGGGCTCTGGATGGGGCCCTGGTGGGATCCTCGGTGCCCCCTTAGTGGGCAGGGGGTTccagggggagaggggagggtgTGCCCATGGATGTGCCCATGGGTGTGCCCACATGGGTGTGCCCCATGTTCAGCATCGCCTCTCCCCTGCCAGGCCCCCGGGCAAAGGGGGACAAGCCCCCTGTGAAGGAGCCGCGGGGCAAGGCCAAGGCGCATCCCCCGGAGCCCCCGCAGCAGGAGCACGACTTCCTGGGCTGCATGTCCAAGTAGGTGCTCTGGGACCCGCTGGACGTGGCACAGCagatcccccccagcccccatcCCCAGCCCGTGCCCTGCCATAAACCCGTGCCTCCTCTTTGGCGGGGGGTGGTGGGGTGCTACAGGCGCTCGGGCCTTCCTCGCTGGATCCTGGCCGCCTGCCTCTTCCTCTCCATCATGGTGATGCTGtggctcagctgtgccagcctggtcaCCGCCCCCGAGCAGCACGTCAAGACACAGGTACGGggtgagcacagccccagggtgcCAGGGACACCTGGCACGGCCGGGTGGGCATTGCTGTGCCCTCTTTGTGCTCCCCACGCCTGGCACGGCCGGGTGGGCATTGCTGTGCCCTCTTTGTGCTCCCCAGTCTCTGTGTGGGGTGTGAGGCTCATCCACACCCAGCCCCGTGGTGTCCCCAAGCCGGGGGTGATCTGCACCCcgctctggggctgcactgttgtctctgcctctcctgcagcccctgagcaTCAACGGGGACAAGGAGTACCTGGAGGACCTGGACGGCCCCGGCCCTTTCCCGCTGCCGCCCGTCATCACCGTCACCCTGTGCCCCGCACCCGGCGGGGAGGACGCGGGGCCGCTGCCCCTCAAGGTCGACCTGGACAAGACCATCCTGTAGGGCTCCCGTCCCTGCCCATCGCCTCCACCTCCCTCTCACCGACCCCACGGCATCGCCTCCCGGCTCCCCGCGTCCCCCGGGCCCGCAGGGGCATCTCCGCCTTGGGCCGGGCCCTGCTCCCCTGCCCGGGCACGGCCGGGCCCCGCTCCCCTCACAGGCACGGCCGGGTCCGCTCCCCTCACAGGCACGGCCGGGTCCCGGATCCCGCTCCCCTTCACGGGCACGACCTGGTCCCGGATCCCGCTCCCCTCACAGGCACGGCCGGGTCCGCTCCCTTCACGGGCACGGCCGGGTTCCGGATCCCGTTCCCCTCCCGGGCACGGCCTGGTCCCGGGGGAGGCTCCGGGAGCCGGGAGCGGCTCTGGCTCCCCCAGGGATGCGCTGCGGGCTGGGATCCGGGCCTGCGGAGCCGAGAGGGAGCTGCCAGGGCGGGCAGGCCGCAGGGAGCCCGGCGGGTCCCGGAGCGGGACTCTCAGTCTGCTCCGCCCGGAGCCGCCGGGGCCCCGCAGCCCTCCGGGCACGGCTCCAGCgctgggcaggagggagccGGCTGCGGTGGGGGATGGAGAGCGTCTGCAGCCTTCCGAGCTTTGGCTCGGCACATCCCCGGCCTCCCACCTTGGGCTGAGCCTCCGAGgcgccggccccggccctgGGAACTCCCTTCCGCCGGCCGGAGCCGATTGCCTCGGGGAGCCGAAACGTGGCGAATGGATTTGGCCTTGGCAGTCGGAGACGGGAGCGGATCCCGCCGCCTCCGTGCCCACGCCAGCACCCGGCCAGCCCCTTCCCGGAGCTGTGGAGGGGCCCTGGGatggctccttcccctccctgctccgtGATGCCCTTGGGGAGCTGGCCCTGGTGCCAACAAGCTGCTGGTGAGACCAAGCAAAGGATGAGGCGGCGTTTCCCTGACTTCGAGCTCGGACaggaggtgggagctgcagggatggctctATCCTGGGCTCGGtgtcctgcagggatggctcCATCCTGGGCTCAGCATCCCTGCCCcacgctgggagcagcctgcgGGGCTGTAGCTGATGGCAGGACCcggtctctgtgtccctgggcCCACAGTGCTGCCCTCAAAGCGGGCAGTGGCACCAAGCACGGCTCCCCTCGGCtcaccctggcacagcccccggGCATGGAGGCGTCTCCCCACTCCCCATCTCCCCCCCATTCTCCACCACTCGATTCCATGCATCGTTCCGTGGTTTGATTTGCACCGGCGTGCGGCTCCTCGGCCCCAGGGGACACCCAAGTGCCGGAGGGTGTCGGTCCTgccacccctgtgtcacctAACACGTCTGTACAGATTAACTTATTACCCCGACCCCTCCTTGGGTTTTTGGCCTCTCGGGGGCCGTGCTGTGCTGGGACCGGGGCCTCTCATCCCCGTCCTCACCGGTTTTGTGCTGCTCCGTGTCACCTCCACCCATCCGACATATCTGGGTTTGGGGAACCGGGTTGGGGGGAGGCGTGGGGGGGTCTCGTGTCCGTTTTGGGGTCCACTTTTCGTTGTTGCTTTCCGGCCGCGTGTGAAGCTCGGTGCAGTCAGTGTGTGATGTTCCGGCCGCGGCAGCGCCCCCGATCCCCGGGCAGGAGCTCCGGGGGCAGCGAGGCCTGGAGCCCTCACGGCCTGGAGCCCTCACGGCCTGGGGCTTTCCCGGTCCTGGAGCCCTCCCGGTCATGGAGCCCTCCTGGTCTGGGGCCCTCCCGGCCTGGAGCCCTCCCGGCCTGGAGCCCTCCCGGTCCTGGAGCCCTCCCGGCCTGGAGCCCTCCCGGCCTGGAGCCCTCCTGATCCTGGAGCCCTCCCGGCCTGGGGCCCTCCTGGTCCTGGAGCCCTCCTGGTCCTggagccctcctggcctggagCTCTCCCGGCCTCGCCTCGAAGGTCAAACCCAGCCCCGAGCTGGGAGGGGGAATAGAATAAAGGTTTGTACCAGAGCTGGGCGAGTCTGTGGCTTGGTGGGGTGCTGGTTCCAGGGTGGGAGCGGGTTTGATCCCCCAGATGGGGCCAGCAGGAGGGCACGGGGCTGTTCCCGTTCTGGAAACTGAGCCGGGATGAAAGCTCTGGTAAACCGGAGAGaaatccctgctgggctgcttGGCATGGGCACGGAACAaagctcctctctgctgctgggtTGAGACATTCAGCATCAGGAGTGGGAGGAGAGGCAAGGCCCCCAAACCATCCCCTGCGAGCTGCAAGGAGGGGAAGGCCGGGATGCAGCACCGGGAAGGGCTCCGTGCACGTGGAAGGGCTGGGAAATGAGGGCTTTTCCCACTGGAAACCACCTGTGGACACCATTTGGAGCCGGGAAATAATGAGGCCACGCCAGTGTCATGCACCAGTGTCACACCCCAGCACACATGCAGCACCGGGGGCTGGCACGTCCCGCCTCCCCTTTCCCCAGCGTGTGTTTGTCCTGGCGCCGTGCCCACGGCCCAGCCGGGCTCTCCCGTGCCAGGCACGGCGGGGCAGCTCACGCGAGGCGCTGGAGCCGCTGCGGCCTCGCCTGCAGCGCTTCAGTAGCCCAGCAGGGTCCCGAGCTCGGAGCCAGCCGCTCCCCCGAGGAGCCCCCGTTTGCCGCGGGGTGCGGAGCCAGGGATGCGGAGGTGCCGGGGATGGATGTCACGGCCAAAGAAGGCTCTCCAAaggcctgctctgctccctgccagcagcccgTGCTGCCGGAGCACGTCCCTGCCGTGTCACCCCCTGCCCGGGCTGAGGAGGAGGGGAGCGGGGCTGCGCTCGCACGATGGGGACGGGAGGGCTTTGCCCTACATGGAGTGCGGGGGGATGGCGTTCCAGCTGGGTGGGGGGATGCTGCGGGCAGCCTTGGCCCTGTGGGGCTGGCATGGAGGCACAGGGGGTGCCATGGCCACATTCcccagcctggcatggaggcacAGGGGGTGCCATGGCCACATtccccagcctggcatggcAGGCACAGGGGGTGCCATGGCCACATtccccagcctggcatggcAGGCACAGGGGGTGCCATGGCCACGTTCcccagcctggcatggaggcacAGTGGGTGCCATGGCCACGTTCCCCAGCCTGGCACGGCAGGCACAGGGGGTGCCATGGCCACATTCCCCACCCTGGCATGGCAGGCACTGTGGGTGCCATGGCCATATTTtccatcccacaatgggatctGGGGGCTTGCACGGTGTcctcagcagtgcctggggtGGGAGGGCAGCAAAAGAGGGAAGGGCTGAGAGATGGAGCCCAGCACGGAGCAGCTTTTGAGGTGGGCACAATCTGATGGATCAAGGGTAAAAACCCCCTGGCCAGGCCCAGGCCACCGAGTGCCCctcagagggcagggacagccctcaGGGGGTGTCTTTGTGCCGAATTTTCACAGGAAAATTTGGCAGGAAGGCCCCAGATCGGGGCAGACAGCtggcaaacccagcccagggcgggcagcagctctgagagtgTCCCCTCCTGGGATGGCTGCAGACCGTGGACAAGCTCCTCGTCTTTAAACTGGAGTCAGATTCCTCCCTGCTGGCTCGGGGTGCAGGAAACCGTGCCCAGGAGCAGGTGAGGAGGGAGCCCACTCTAACGAGAAGGAGACGCATGAAATCCGCTGGTTCCACTCCCCCCAGCAGGCAGCCgggggcttttccagccttttccttctctctccctctttcatTTGTTCACAGGGGAAGGGAATTCCTGGTGTGTGGCCATGGGCAGGCTGTGAGGAGTCACCCTCCAGCCCATGGTGGTGCTGAGGGCATGGGGTGGGTCACGTCCTTGGGGTGAGCGTGTGTGTGCCCACGTTCACATCCATGTGTCCATCACGGTGTCCTCGTGTCCATCACTGTGTCCTTGTGTCCATCACTGTGTCCTCGTGTCCATCACCGTGTCCTTGTGTCCATCCTCACATCCTTGTGTCCATCCCCATGTCCTTGTGTCAATCACTGTGTCCTCGTGTCCATCCTGATGTTGTGTCCATCCTCATGTCCTCATGTCCATCCTCCCACCCTCATGCTCATCCTGATGTCCTCGTGTCCACACTCACCTCCATGTGTCCACGTGTCCAAGCACAGCTCCACAACCAACTCCAGATGTGTCTGTGGCAAGAAGCAGCCCCAAAAAGTGGGGAAAATCCACCAAGTTTCCCCCTACACTTCCACCCAGAGCACTGTGGCCTCTCCCCCTTGGCTGTGGCTcggtctctgtgccagcagtgGGTGCTGAaggtttgggggtcccaccAGCTGTAATCAGGGTCAGCACCCCCCTGGCTGCCCTTGGTGGCTgcactgggctgctgctgtcccctccaGAAGATCTCAGCTGCCGGGAGCTGGCCTGGCTCCACCAGCTCACACAACGCCCGAggagctgggccaggcagggatttcctcccctcctgccaTCTGCTCCCAACGTGCCTTTGTCCCCGTTCCTCACCCCATTCCCCCCAGCAGCATTCAGCTCCTTGTCCTGGAGCCCTGGGCCTGCTCCTCCAGgatgtccctgcctggggacagcactgggGTCCTTGGGAGGCCTCAGAGGGCAGAAACCCCAGGACTGGGTCAGCAGGGAGGAGAAGTCCATGTGCCAATCCCCCTTTTGATGGTTTGGGACCAAACTTTGATGGattgccagcacagagctgcaatcCCGAATTCCTGACCAACACTTGGAGCTGTAAATCCCTTTTTAACCCCAATGGAGATAAATGCCCAcccagggatggagagaggatgaggaggTGAGATGGGGAGCTGGACAAGGGCTCAAAGCACCTTGCTGACCCCATATGTGGAGCTGAGCCCTTTCCCTTACAAATTCTCCTTTGAATCGTGCTTGGAGCCACCACAAAGCCCTCAAGGCCTTCAGAGATGGAAACTCCATGGAGATGCTGGAactgggcagggcagcaccgTGCCAGGGATGGAAAACACATCCATGGGTCTCCTCTGCCTGGTAAAACACATCCATGGGTCTTCTCTGCCTGGTAAAACACATCCATGGGTCTCGTCTGCCCGGTAAAACACATCCATGGGTCTCGTCTGCCCAGTAAAACACATCCATGGGTCTCGTCTGCCCAGTGAAACACATCCATGGGTTTCCTCTCCTTCCTAGGAGCCGGAGCCACGGGTGattcaacaacaacaaaaccaaaggaaaaacaatCTGCTGGTGCTAATGGGATTGGTTCTGTCCCTACCACGCACATTCCAGCCTGGCTCGAGGGACCCtcggggggcgggggggggatAATGAAGCCAAATTATTCCTCGTGTTCAAATGTCAGAGCTGAGCGCAGTGCcgggcctggcgcagctgctgggccctggcgctgccctggggaaggggagaaccccagagcacagccaggacaggcatTTCCATCCCCTGGCCTCCATTGTCACTGCTTGGAACACGAGGGGCTGCACTCCCCGCTCGTTCCTGTGTTCTCCTGCCAGGTGAAGAGCACAGCCAAGCTGGGTTTGGCTGGCTTGGATGGGAACCAGGCTCCCCATGGGCTGGGGTGgtgctgcagcacctgcagccgTCCCTGCTTTGGGGGTGACACGTGTGGGACACGGAGGGGACCTGTGGGATTGTGGCCTGGCCATGGTGCCaaatggagctgggaatggccaaTGCTGCCAGCTGAGAGGGAGCCAGCTCCTGAGGGGTCAGCTCTCCATGTGGGGCTGGAAGGAGCCCAAGATTCCAGCCAGAGGTGTTGATCCTTCCCCCAGGCCAGGCCCACGTGCTCTGTGTCCTGCTCgttcctgctcctcacagggcGCAGTATTTCCATATTcctgctccatcctgctggggaaggtggcactgctgctccccagggtgGGCATCCAGCCAGagagccaggctggctccaTCCTGGCATGGAAGGGATGCTGCTGTCCCCGGGTTTTGTGCTGGCTCTGTTGGATTGTCTCTgaaattggggaatttgggaccTGTGGGGCTCGGCTGCACCCCAGGATGGTGGGAGCCTACAGAGCTCATCCTGAGGGACTTGGGGGTTCCACATTCCTGAGGGTCCCACATCCCTGAGAGTCTCACATCCCTGAGGGTCTCACATGTGTCAGGATCTCACATCCCTGAGGGTCCCACATCCCTGAGGGTCCCACATTCCTGAGGGTCCCACATCCCTGAGGGTCTCACATGTGTCAGGATCTCACATCCCTGAGGGTCCCACATCCCTGAGGGTCTCACATCCCTGAGGGTCCCACATCCCTGAGAGTCGCACATCCCTGGTTGTCCCACATCCCTGACGGTCTCACATCCCTGAGGGTCTCACATCCCTGGGTGTCCCACATCCCTTGGTGGCCTCTCCCCACCGTGGAATTCTGTCTCTGCAACGGGCCCTGGCAGTgttggggctgcaggggaaggaggggatggaggattCACCTccacctgcccacagcagaTCGAGCATCTCAAACATCTCCACGGGAAATGCATCCAAAGGGGCAGGATAAAAGGGAGAGACAGAGTCCTGACCCTGCCCAGGCTCACGCTGGGCCAGGATTACCCAGGGATTAGCAGGGAGCAGAAATCCAGAGGGAATAAGGGCAGGGAGAAGCGCTGGCACTGAGaaacaccaccacatcctcagggcaggcaggacacagagctgggacaTCACCAGGAGGAGTGAGGGAGGTCATTGCAGCCTCCTCCACAATGAGGGAAAATAAAGCAGCCAGAAATGTAACaagaattgggaaaaaaaacccctgtgctgggaaaatctaacaaaaattggaaaaaaaattaataaaactcctggatggtggtgctgggagctgtgaggAATTCCTGCTCCTGAGCAGGATGAAATGAGGAGgtctgagagaaaggcagagctgccagctcatgATTTTGTCATTACTCTCCTAGTGCTGGCAGTGGATTTTAAAGTCCAGCTGTGGGAGCCGTGGGATACGCAAGAGCTTGGCTTGCAGCAAAAGGTACATGGAGAGACCTCATGTTTTGCAAGGGGAAAAACAAACcgaaaaaaaaggtgaaaatatGACTCAAATAGATCCTGAAGGCTTGAAATCAAGATCAGaaagaagaagaatgtaaataGAATAATGCAGAATAGTTTGGAGtttattccattttctttttaacccagtCCAGTTAGAGTTGGGATTTTCCAGGCAGACCACCGCTCTCCACAGTAGGAATTCCAGGCCTGTCTGGATGCACTGAGTGCACTGGATAAATATATTACAGTTGTGTGAGTTGCTCAGATTGCTGTGCTAACACTGGTCATAAAATTCACCTTAGATATAAGGCAGGCTGCTCGGGGAAGGGGGCTAAGTGCACTCAACAAATaatgaagagaaataaaaataaatatcaaatGGCCCATAAAATCAAACAATAATGGTAACTAAAAAGTTCCTGGATTTGCTGCCAGAGGTAAAATCCC
Encoded proteins:
- the TMEM59L gene encoding transmembrane protein 59-like isoform X2, with the translated sequence MAAPARRPRALLALGLALLAAAAAATDPFSPQLGDTGGCRGQCGRSLQRRAAADAVLNACYRGCRLFSICHFVDASAELNTTRAECEAACAEAYGNAEEQFGCVTGCRKQLPEVEESRKEKSLELKLPSFSMLDLVSTFCNDIVSSAQSFISSTWTFYLQADDGKVVVFQSQPEMEFPAAEALEIQPAQPGSGSGSSPGVPQPHTGPRAKGDKPPVKEPRGKAKAHPPEPPQQEHDFLGCMSKRSGLPRWILAACLFLSIMVMLWLSCASLVTAPEQHVKTQPLSINGDKEYLEDLDGPGPFPLPPVITVTLCPAPGGEDAGPLPLKVDLDKTIL
- the TMEM59L gene encoding transmembrane protein 59-like isoform X1, with translation MAAPARRPRALLALGLALLAAAAAATDPFSPQLGDTGGCRGQCGRSLQRRAAADAVLNACYRGCRLFSICHFVDASAELNTTRAECEAACAEAYGNAEEQFGCVTGCRKQLPEVEESRKEKSLELKLPSFSMLDLVSTFCNDIVSSAQSFISSTWTFYLQADDGKVVVFQSQPEMEFPAAEALEIQPAQPGSGSGSSPGVPQPHTGPRAKGDKPPVKEPRGKAKAHPPEPPQQEHDFLGCMSKRGVVGCYRRSGLPRWILAACLFLSIMVMLWLSCASLVTAPEQHVKTQPLSINGDKEYLEDLDGPGPFPLPPVITVTLCPAPGGEDAGPLPLKVDLDKTIL